A part of Aegilops tauschii subsp. strangulata cultivar AL8/78 chromosome 2, Aet v6.0, whole genome shotgun sequence genomic DNA contains:
- the LOC109747802 gene encoding probable L-ascorbate peroxidase 7, chloroplastic, with product MAERLAAAATLRAAASSGPLPAGRRAGPSSSAFFRSSSSSSPALRLVSLRAASSRPSQKAKSVGRGRSVRCMAAASDAAQLKAAREDIRELLNTTHCHPILVRLGWHDSGTYDKNINDWPERGGANGSLRFDVELKHGANAGLVNALKLMQPIKDKYPSITYADLFQLASATAIEEAGGPKIPMKYGRVDVTGPEQCPPEGKLPDAGPSAPADHLRLVFYRMGLDDKEIVALSGAHTLGRSRPERSGWGKPETKYTKNGPGAPGGQSWTAEWLKFDNSYFKEIKEKRDQDLLVLPTDAALFEDPAFKVYAEKYAADEEAFFKDYAEAHAKLSSLGAKFDPAEGFSLDD from the exons ATGGCCGAGCGTCTCGCCGCAGCCGCCACCCTCCGCGCCGCCGCTTCATCCGGCCCCTTGCCGGCCGGCCGCCGCGCCGGGCCATCCAGCTCTGCCTTCTTCCGCTCCTCATCCTCGTCCTCCCCGGctctccgcctcgtcagcctccgcGCCGCGTCCTCTCGGCCCTCCCAG AAGGCCAAGTCGGTGGGGAGGGGGCGATCGGTGAGGTGCATGGCAGCGGCGTCGGACGCGGCACAACTGAAGGCCGCGCGCGAGGACATCAGGGAGCTGCTCAACACAACCCACTGCCACCCCATCCTG GTTCGTTTGGGGTGGCATGATTCTGGCACATATGACAAGAATATTAATGATTGGCCAGAACGAGGTGGAGCTAATGGAAGTTTAAGATTTGATGTTGAATTGAAGCATGGAGCCAATGCTG GTTTGGTAAATGCTCTAAAGCTTATGCAACCAATCAAGGACAAATACCCAAGTATCACTTATGCAGATTTATTCCAGTTGGCAAGTGCTACAGCAATTGAG GAAGCTGGTGGCCCAAAGATTCCAATGAAATATGGACGGGTTGATGTCACAGGACCTGAGCAGTGTCCACCTGAGGGGAAGCTTCCTG ATGCTGGCCCGAGTGCTCCTGCTGACCACCTGAGGCTGGTATTCTACAGAATGGGCCTTGATGACAAG GAAATCGTTGCTTTGTCTGGGGCACATACACTTGGAAGGTCTAGGCCTGAACGGAGTGGCTGGGGGAAACCTGAAACAAAATATACT AAAAATGGTCCTGGTGCACCTGGTGGACAATCATGGACAGCTGAATGGCTGAAGTTTGATAACAGTTACTTCAAG GAGATAAAAGAGAAAAGAGATCAGGATCTTCTGGTGTTGCCTACAGATGCTGCATTATTTGAGGACCCAGCATTCAAG GTATATGCAGAGAAATATGCAGCAGACGAGGAAGCATTCTTTAAAGACTATGCGGAGGCCCATGCTAAACTGAGCAGCCTGGGTGCAAAGTTTGATCCTGCCGAG GGATTCTCATTGGATGATTAG